One stretch of Carcharodon carcharias isolate sCarCar2 chromosome 20, sCarCar2.pri, whole genome shotgun sequence DNA includes these proteins:
- the LOC121292678 gene encoding mRNA decay activator protein ZFP36L1-like isoform X1 has product MSTKFASCFYDIGEVLCKNKMISYNNNINAGSSNVPLLDRKAVGTPTLVDYQRRHSVTLANANSKFNQNQLLNSLKLEQTSTAAMANKENKFRDRSFSETGLQKPQSQVNSSRYKTELCRPYEENGSCKYGDKCQFAHGIHELRSLARHPKYKTELCRTFHTIGFCPYGPRCHFIHNAEERRMSPGHDQQHLPLSSSNKIDRPRLQHSYSFSGISSSPSGLLDSPTSITPPPIFSAEDLSSSPTLPDCASNPFTYSSQELASLFAPSIGIQVPMASTNNGTHSPSFLLRPLAESPHLFDPPPSPPDSMSDDYLSSSGSVSGSESPTLDLSKRLPIFSRLSISDD; this is encoded by the coding sequence AACAAGATGATTAGCTACAATAACAACATCAATGCAGGCAGCTCCAATGTGCCCCTGCTGGACAGGAAGGCAGTCGGTACCCCAACACTGGTGGACTACCAGAGGAGACATTCGGTCACCCTCGCCAACGCTAACTCCAAGTTCAACCAGAACCAGCTCCTCAACAGCCTCAAGCTGGAGCAGACCAGCACTGCTGCCATGGCCAACAAGGAGAACAAGTTCCGGGACCGTTCCTTCTCCGAGACAGGCCTTCAGAAGCCCCAGAGCCAAGTCAACTCCAGCCGCTACAAGACAGAGCTCTGCCGTCCCTACGAAGAGAACGGGTCATGCAAGTATGGCGACAagtgccaatttgctcatggcatCCACGAGTTGAGGAGCTTGGCCCGACATCCCAAGTACAAGACTGAGCTCTGCCGAACCTTCCACACCATCGGATTTTGCCCCTATGGACCCCGTTGCCACTTCATCCACAATGCAGAGGAAAGACGTATGTCCCCCGGGCATGACCAACAGCATCTCCCGCTCTCCTCATCCAACAAGATTGACAGGCCCCGTCTGCAACACAGCTACAGCTTCTCTGGCATCTCCAGTTCCCCCAGTGGGCTGCTGGACAGTCCCACCTcgatcacccctccccccatcttcaGTGCAGAAGACCTGAGCTCCTCCCCTACCCTGCCAGATTGTGCCAGCAATCCCTTCACCTACTCGAGCCAGGAACTAGCCAGTCTCTTCGCGCCCAGCATTGGGATCCAAGTTCCCATGGCATCCACCAACAATGGCACCCATTCTCCTTCGTTCCTGCTCCGACCTTTGGCTGAATCTCCCCACCTCTTCGATCCTCCCCCGAGCCCTCCAGACTCTATGTCCGATGACTACCTGAGCAGCTCTGGAAGTGTGAGCGGGTCTGAGTCACCTACCCTTGATCTCAGCAAGCGTCTTCCCATCTTCAGCAGACTTTCCATCTCGGATGATTAA
- the LOC121292678 gene encoding mRNA decay activator protein ZFP36L1-like isoform X2: MISYNNNINAGSSNVPLLDRKAVGTPTLVDYQRRHSVTLANANSKFNQNQLLNSLKLEQTSTAAMANKENKFRDRSFSETGLQKPQSQVNSSRYKTELCRPYEENGSCKYGDKCQFAHGIHELRSLARHPKYKTELCRTFHTIGFCPYGPRCHFIHNAEERRMSPGHDQQHLPLSSSNKIDRPRLQHSYSFSGISSSPSGLLDSPTSITPPPIFSAEDLSSSPTLPDCASNPFTYSSQELASLFAPSIGIQVPMASTNNGTHSPSFLLRPLAESPHLFDPPPSPPDSMSDDYLSSSGSVSGSESPTLDLSKRLPIFSRLSISDD; encoded by the coding sequence ATGATTAGCTACAATAACAACATCAATGCAGGCAGCTCCAATGTGCCCCTGCTGGACAGGAAGGCAGTCGGTACCCCAACACTGGTGGACTACCAGAGGAGACATTCGGTCACCCTCGCCAACGCTAACTCCAAGTTCAACCAGAACCAGCTCCTCAACAGCCTCAAGCTGGAGCAGACCAGCACTGCTGCCATGGCCAACAAGGAGAACAAGTTCCGGGACCGTTCCTTCTCCGAGACAGGCCTTCAGAAGCCCCAGAGCCAAGTCAACTCCAGCCGCTACAAGACAGAGCTCTGCCGTCCCTACGAAGAGAACGGGTCATGCAAGTATGGCGACAagtgccaatttgctcatggcatCCACGAGTTGAGGAGCTTGGCCCGACATCCCAAGTACAAGACTGAGCTCTGCCGAACCTTCCACACCATCGGATTTTGCCCCTATGGACCCCGTTGCCACTTCATCCACAATGCAGAGGAAAGACGTATGTCCCCCGGGCATGACCAACAGCATCTCCCGCTCTCCTCATCCAACAAGATTGACAGGCCCCGTCTGCAACACAGCTACAGCTTCTCTGGCATCTCCAGTTCCCCCAGTGGGCTGCTGGACAGTCCCACCTcgatcacccctccccccatcttcaGTGCAGAAGACCTGAGCTCCTCCCCTACCCTGCCAGATTGTGCCAGCAATCCCTTCACCTACTCGAGCCAGGAACTAGCCAGTCTCTTCGCGCCCAGCATTGGGATCCAAGTTCCCATGGCATCCACCAACAATGGCACCCATTCTCCTTCGTTCCTGCTCCGACCTTTGGCTGAATCTCCCCACCTCTTCGATCCTCCCCCGAGCCCTCCAGACTCTATGTCCGATGACTACCTGAGCAGCTCTGGAAGTGTGAGCGGGTCTGAGTCACCTACCCTTGATCTCAGCAAGCGTCTTCCCATCTTCAGCAGACTTTCCATCTCGGATGATTAA